From Pelagicoccus sp. SDUM812003:
AAGCGTTATGATTCCGCGGTCTCCTATAGACAGCTTTCGAGGAGCGAAAATTGCTCATTTCGCGGGCGAAGAAACATATGAAAGACGACTTGATCAAGGCGGCTCGGAAAATTGTGACCGATCCCTACATTCTTGTAAACGTGGTATCGCGCCGAGTGAAGCAATTGCGTCACGGCAGCAAGCCGCTGGTAGAATCCTTGGAGAAACTGAATCTCGAGGACGTTGCTCTTCGTGAGATCATCGAAGGGAAGATCAGCTATGAGCTTAGCCCTGGTGAAAATACATACTGATGCATTCGAGAATCAGGAGGATCGCGTCTCCGCGGACCGTTTCTCGATAGCGGCATTCTGATAAAACTTTTTAGAGAACTCGATAGGGGAGGAAGCGCTTGAATTTATCGAAAGCGCTCAGTCCTGACGAGTATTGAAAATATGGCTACAAGACAACTTATGTTCGACGAGGCAGCTCGTCACAAGATCCTTCGCGGCGTCGAGCTTTTGACGCGCTCAGTTAAGGCTACGTTAGGCCCGAAAGGGCGCAGCGTAGTGATCGATCGTTCGTACGGAACTCCGATTGTAACGAAGGACGGAGTAACGGTGGCGAAGGAAATCACTTTGTCGGATCCTTACGAAAATATGGGGGCCCAGATGGTCAAAGAAGCTGCTTCACACACCTCCGACCTGGCAGGCGATGGCACGACCACAGCGACAGTGCTAGCCGAATCGATCTACCGCGAAGGCATCAAGCACGTGGCGGCTGGAGCGAATCCCATCTTTCTCAAGCGTGGTATCGATCGCGCCGTGGAGGCGGTGGTTGGGGAGCTCGCTCGGATCTCGAAACCAGTGAGCGCGAGCGAAGAAATAAGGCAGGTCGCTACGGTTTCCGCGAACTGGGAAGTCGGGATTGGCGAAATCATCGCGAAGGCTTTGGGTCAAGTGGGCAAAGATGGCAGCGTGACAATCGAAGAGGGAAAGTCGGTCGAGACGACCCTAGATGTTGTCGAAGGGATGCAGTTCAAGCGCGGCTATCTGTCGTCGTATTTCGTGACGAATAGTGAAACGATGGATACGGAGTTGGAAGATGCCTATGTCTTGGTCTACGAGAAGACGCTGTCGCGTTTGCAGGAACTGCTGCCGTTGCTGAGAGCCGTTTCGGAGTCTGGAAAACCACTGCTGGTGATCGCGGAGGATGTTACTAGCGAAGCCCTTGCCACGCTGGTTGTAAACCGTCTGCGTGGCAGTTTGAAGTGCTGTGCGGTGAAGGCTCCCGGATTTGGCGACCGCCGCAAGGATTTCATGGAGGATATCGCCGTCTTGACTGGAGGACGTTTCATCTCCGAGGACCTTGGCTTGAAACTGGAGAGCCTCACGCTGGATGATCTCGGACGGGCGAAACGCGTGCGAGTCGACAAGGATTCTACCACTCTCTACTCGGGCCCAGAGCATTCGGAGGCTGTGGAGGCGCGGGTCAAGTTGATCCGCCGTCAGATAGAGGAATGCAGCTCGGACTACGATAGGGAGAAATTGCAGGAACGTTTGGCCAAGCTGGCCGGCGGGGTGGCGGTGATCCAGGTAGGAGCGGCGACAGAATTTGAAATGAAGGAGAAGAAGGCCCGCGTGGAGGACGCCTTGCATGCGACGAGGGCAGCGGTGGAAGAAGGTATCGTGCCCGGCGGCGGGACCGCGTTGCTACGCTGTCGTCCAGCAGTCGAAGGAATCGTTGTCAGAGGTGACGAGCAATTGGGAGTACAGATCGTACGGCGAGCTCTGTCGTCCCCTATCCTGGCTCTGTGCGAAAACGCAGGGGAAGAAGGCGCAGTGATTGCGGCGGAAGTCGCAAGAACTGTAGGGAATATTGGATACAATGTAGCGACTGGAGTCTACGAGGATCTGCTGGCCAGCGGCGTGGTCGATCCGACTAAAGTCGTGCGAGTGGCGTTGCAGAATGCGGCGTCTATCGCAGGCTTGTTGCTAACGACCGAGTGTATGATCGTCGATTTCGAGGAAACCAAGCGGGCGGCGAAACGGCGCGGGTCGGTCGGAGCATTGTGTTAGCTGGAAGGATAGCGCCGCGGCGCTGTTGATAAAGGTTTGGCTGAGCCCTGATTGCTCGATCCAGGCCAACCCCAGAGCAGCAATTGCTGCAGGGGCGATTGTTCGGCTCTTCTCTGTTTGAGGACGAGGTCAGTCTTAGGGGCTTTCCTCGTTGGGGCATGATACTGGGGAGTAACGAAGTGTATTCATTTAGCCATACGACCAGCCCTGGCACGCTAGGCGGTTGGTGTAAGTCCTCCTCGCAGCAGAATACCACAAGTCAGAAATGGTTGCGACGAGCCTCGGCAATCTGAAAACCTAATCTCGGAGCGGGTGCTCCTAGAGGTTCGAACTCGGGTGTACGGTCGATTAGCCTTCAGCAGCAACGCTGTTTTTTCGACTGTGAATCCGCCCATGGGGAAACCCGTTTAGGGAGAGGGAATCAGCGCGACAGAGCTAGGGTTCTTTGGCTGTCGGCGATTCATTCTCGAAACCTAAACGGGTCCTTGTTGGATCCCCAGACGGGAAGTGCTTGGATTGTTTTTTGAAGGAACTGGTTCTTTCTTTCCTGAGAGAGCGCTGTGGGTCTTGGACTTCGGCTAGTTTTCGCGATCGGGTTGGATGAGATCGCTGAGCCATTGACGGGAGTCGTTGACGCTCTGTTGAAGGGCGTCATACGCTTTTTGAGAATCGGCTTTGACGCCTTCCCAGGTCGTTGGGGTAGCGTCGCCGATCGCTTGGATCCGATCTTTCAAATCAGCTGCCTGCGACTTGAGCGAGGCGATCTTCGGCTGAGCTGTTGATTTTGCGGAATCGGAGGACTCTTCAAGAACCGCCTCGAGGGATTGTATTTCAGATTCAATGACAGCAAGTCGTTTTCTCATCGCTTCGGAAAAGGCCTGCCTCCGCTCATACGTGACTGCCTCGATCTCTAAGCTTGTGGCGTCAGTGGAGACTTCCGTTTTCGGTGTTACGTCTGTGACTCTCGCTTCGGTGGAGACATCTGACGACTTCGAACAGCCGGCAGCTAAGATGCCGGTCAGGAGATAGATTGAGAAATGGATAGATTTCATAGTGGTTCCGGTTTTGCTTTTCGAGTTGGTGGACTACAGTTAGCGGGTTGATGATAGGCGGTCGCTGCTTCTGTTTTGGCGAAACAAGGGCTGTCTGCTGGACGATCGAAGCTATAGAAATGCTATCATCGATGCTTTTAGCTGTCTCTCGGAGCGAGGGAGAGGTGTCTTGAGCTTTTTGACAGCCCAGAGATCCGCAAGCGCTGGTGAGCGTGGCGAAGATGATGAGTACGATCAGGAAAGTGACGTGTTTTCATAAAGGCGTTTGGCGAGGCGTTCACCACTGCCTTTTAGCGGTGTATACAATCACTGGCGACGTTATGCTGGGCAACGTCGTGGGCTCGAGTGTCGAAAATTTTCTGTTTTGTCAGAGCGACATGGATGGTCGAGTGATGGTGGTCGATGTGTTCGATCGATTCGGGAAGGCTAAGGACTTGTTTTCCCGAAAACCAATTCCCGGTCTCAATCACCAGTTCGGCGACTTTCCACTTATGGGTATCGATCGTTAGGGAACTGACTTTCCCTACAGGTCCGTCGCTTGCATTGAGTCGATAGCCAAAAAGTGACTTGAAGGTTCGCAGGTGGATTGCGTCACCATCTACCTCCTTTTCCCTGACGGGACCGATCATGTCGCCCTCCGAGGCGTTGATTTGACTGCCGTCCAGCCAATAGGCCGACCACCCATAGTGATGGTGGACTGTCTCTTTGTAAGAGCGAGTGATCGCTGGAAAGGTCTTGAATGGAGGGCAGCTTTCGATCTGCGCTCGACTAATCGTTGTTCTTAGCGGTTTGGGCTGAGCGAGGGCGTTTTTGTCAAAGGCTTCGGGAGCGAGCAGGGCATGCTGCGGTTCAATCTTGTCCCCGATTTCAACGACGAGGTAGCGTATTAGCCAGGTCGAGTCGTCGAAGTATACGTCCGAGATGCTGCCGACTTCCCCATCCGAAGTTAGGATCGACGTTTCGATCAGGTTCTTGGCGTCTGTTATCATAAAGTGTTTTATTTGTTAGTCCGAGAGTCTACCGGTTTGTCGCCGAGAGCGATACGGGGTGTTCGCCTACTAGAGCGCTTATTATGTTTGAGTCCCATTTCTGCGTTCCCCGAGCATCGGAAATCACGATGGGTGCGGAGTGTTTCGACGGGAGGCGATTCGCGGCGTGCGTCATTCGAGTCTTTGCAATGCGCGAAGCGAAAAGTCATCAAAATTTGGATACTAGCTATTGCGTGGCTTTCCTTCTTCTTGCTCGAACCCGGCTTTGGCGTCCGCTTCAGAGGGATATTCGAGCAGTCAAATGGTGCGCAATCGCCTGCGGATAGATTTCAGAGAGAAGGGGGGCGAATCAAAATTTTAATCCTCGACGGGTAAGACCCCATGTGATCGAGCTAGTGAGTCCTATATACTTAGCCATGAAGAGAAACAATATTCGTATGGATAAGTCTAGGGGGGCTGTCGTTTCGGAAGCTCCCGTATCGCCTGCCGAGCGATCGTTCCAGTCGGAACCCAGCGAGAGTGACATTCGCGACTATGCGTATCACCTTTATGAGCACAGCAAAGAGACGACTGACAACGATCTGGACAACTGGTTCGAGGCGAAGGCTCGTCTAGAGGCTCGCATCCCGCGGGAACGCGAATGCGGTCGGATGAGCTCTGAGCCAAGCGAAGGGACGGCGCGAACCTGATTCGCAAGCACTCCGAAGGCTTAGTTCATCGATGATGGGGGAACGGCGAACGAGTGTCGTGGTTCATCACTCGGTCGATTTCAAAACACGCCCTAGTCCGATTCTTCGGCGACTGTCTTTTTCGCGTCCTTAAGGCGTTTCGGTTCCACGTCAGACATCATTCCCCGGTACATCGAGCTATCGTTCGCCATGTTGGACATCATATCGGCCATATCCTCGTGCATGGCGGATCGCTGCTCCACCATTTCCGAGAGCAGAGTGACGACCAGGTCCATCTTTTGGTCGTCTGAGGCGAGCTTGATTGCAGCGATTTGTTCCGCGAGTCTGGCGTCTTGCGCCTTCATCTCCGATATCAATTTGCTACGGTGTTCGCGCATGGCGAGTTGTCGTTCCGTATTGCGATCTTGCTTCATCGCCGGGCCCGGTTTCGGCTCGGCGGCCCGCGTATTTGTAGTCGTCGCGAGGGTCGCTGTGAAAGCCAAGGCTAGGGCCAGGGCGGAAAACGTTAAGAGCTTTGCGAGTGGGTGTTTTTTCATGTTGGATCGTTTGCAGATTTCGATTGCTTGCCTGAAGCAGGGATTCCGACTTTAGGGAACCCTTGAGCAGGGGGTTGGTTGACGAAAGGCTGTAGTATAAACCTTCGGACACTGGAGCTCCATGGGGTGAAACGCTACCGGCGCCTTCGAATTCTATTCGCGGAAAGTGTATTGGAAATCATCCTACGGTGCCTTCCATCTCCATTTCGATGAGGCGTTTGAGTTCGGCGCTGTACTCCATGGGAAACTGACGGGTCAGGTCGTTTACAAAACCGTTGACGCTGAGGCTCATGGCTTGAGCGTTGGTCAGTCCGCGTTGCTGCATGTAGAAGAGCTGATCGGATGAGACCTGGCTGACGGAGGCCTCGTGTTGGGTGACGTTGTTGTTTCCCCTCACCGTGATGGCAGGATAGGTGTCGGTTCGCGACTGGGTATTGATAAGCAGGGCGTCGCACTCGGTGTTGTTCTTGCAGCCTTTGAGGTGTTTAGGAATGTGCACGCGCCCACGGTAGGTGGAGCGCCCGGAGCCGACGCTGACGGATTTCGCAATGATGTTGCTGGAGGTATTGTCGGCGGCATGGATCATCTTCGCTCCGGTGTCCTGATGCTGGCCGTCGTTTGCCAGGGCTATGCTGAGCACCTCGCCGCGCGCTCCGCGGCCTTTGAGAATGACGCCCGGGTATTTCATGGTGAGCCGCGAGCCGATATTGCAGTCGATCCACTTGACGATGGCGTTTTCGTGGGCGAGGGCGCGTTTGGTGACGAGGTTGTAGACGTTGGACGACCAGTTTTGCACGGTGATGTACTCGATCTTGGCTCTCGGCATGGCGACCAGTTCGACCACCGCGCTGTGTAGGGTCGCGGTATCAAACTTGGGCGCGGTGCAGCCCTCCATGTAGGTGACCTCGGAGCCTTCGTCCGCGATGATGAGGGTGCGCTCGAACTGGCCGAAATTTTCCGCATTGATGCGGAAGTAGGCCTGAAGCGGGTGGCTGACCTTTACGCCCGGCGGGACGTAGATGAAGGAGCCGCCGGAGAATACGGCGCTATTGAGGGCGGAGAATTTGTTGTCGGCGGTGGGGATCACTTTCCCGAACCATTTCCTGAAAATCTCCGGGTGCTGCATGAGCCCCTCGGTGCTGCCCATGAAGAGAACGCCTTGTTTGCCAACGCTGTCTTTTATATTTGAATACGCGGCTTCGCTGTCGAACTGAGCTTCGACCCCTGAGAGGAAACGACGTTCGTTTTCCGGAATGCCGAGTCGCTCGAAGGTCTGCTTCACCTCGTCGGGCACATCGTCCCAGCTCTTCTTAGTCTGGCGATCCCCCGCTAGGTAGTAGCGGATCTGATCGAAGTGGATGTTATCCAGATCCGCGGTGGCCCAGTGGGTCGGGAGCGGTTTTTTCAGAAAGATGGCTAGGGCCCGCTTGCGAAAGGCCCGAATCCAATCGGGCTCTCCCTTGACATCGGAAATGTAGTCGATGGTCGCCTCGCTCAGCCCGGTGCCGGCGTCGTAGGCGTGATGTTCCTCGAAGCGAAAGTTGCCCCGCTCCCGGTCGACTTGGATATGTTTGTTGGCGATCATAGTCCGAAAGGTTTGATGCGGTATGCGAGGGGGGAGCGATGAATGCCGATGAGTCGAAGGTAGCGGTCCTTAGCCGCTAGCAAGGAAACGTGTCCCGCTTCGGGAAAAGGCAGGTCTGCGTTTCGTCTATTTTTGCGTGAGCGTTTGTGTAAGCATGATGATTGCACGGTCCGATGATGGACCAATGCTGGTAAATCCG
This genomic window contains:
- a CDS encoding DNA-directed RNA polymerase subunit omega produces the protein MKDDLIKAARKIVTDPYILVNVVSRRVKQLRHGSKPLVESLEKLNLEDVALREIIEGKISYELSPGENTY
- the groL gene encoding chaperonin GroEL (60 kDa chaperone family; promotes refolding of misfolded polypeptides especially under stressful conditions; forms two stacked rings of heptamers to form a barrel-shaped 14mer; ends can be capped by GroES; misfolded proteins enter the barrel where they are refolded when GroES binds); protein product: MATRQLMFDEAARHKILRGVELLTRSVKATLGPKGRSVVIDRSYGTPIVTKDGVTVAKEITLSDPYENMGAQMVKEAASHTSDLAGDGTTTATVLAESIYREGIKHVAAGANPIFLKRGIDRAVEAVVGELARISKPVSASEEIRQVATVSANWEVGIGEIIAKALGQVGKDGSVTIEEGKSVETTLDVVEGMQFKRGYLSSYFVTNSETMDTELEDAYVLVYEKTLSRLQELLPLLRAVSESGKPLLVIAEDVTSEALATLVVNRLRGSLKCCAVKAPGFGDRRKDFMEDIAVLTGGRFISEDLGLKLESLTLDDLGRAKRVRVDKDSTTLYSGPEHSEAVEARVKLIRRQIEECSSDYDREKLQERLAKLAGGVAVIQVGAATEFEMKEKKARVEDALHATRAAVEEGIVPGGGTALLRCRPAVEGIVVRGDEQLGVQIVRRALSSPILALCENAGEEGAVIAAEVARTVGNIGYNVATGVYEDLLASGVVDPTKVVRVALQNAASIAGLLLTTECMIVDFEETKRAAKRRGSVGALC
- a CDS encoding PRC-barrel domain-containing protein; protein product: MITDAKNLIETSILTSDGEVGSISDVYFDDSTWLIRYLVVEIGDKIEPQHALLAPEAFDKNALAQPKPLRTTISRAQIESCPPFKTFPAITRSYKETVHHHYGWSAYWLDGSQINASEGDMIGPVREKEVDGDAIHLRTFKSLFGYRLNASDGPVGKVSSLTIDTHKWKVAELVIETGNWFSGKQVLSLPESIEHIDHHHSTIHVALTKQKIFDTRAHDVAQHNVASDCIHR
- the sufB gene encoding Fe-S cluster assembly protein SufB; the protein is MIANKHIQVDRERGNFRFEEHHAYDAGTGLSEATIDYISDVKGEPDWIRAFRKRALAIFLKKPLPTHWATADLDNIHFDQIRYYLAGDRQTKKSWDDVPDEVKQTFERLGIPENERRFLSGVEAQFDSEAAYSNIKDSVGKQGVLFMGSTEGLMQHPEIFRKWFGKVIPTADNKFSALNSAVFSGGSFIYVPPGVKVSHPLQAYFRINAENFGQFERTLIIADEGSEVTYMEGCTAPKFDTATLHSAVVELVAMPRAKIEYITVQNWSSNVYNLVTKRALAHENAIVKWIDCNIGSRLTMKYPGVILKGRGARGEVLSIALANDGQHQDTGAKMIHAADNTSSNIIAKSVSVGSGRSTYRGRVHIPKHLKGCKNNTECDALLINTQSRTDTYPAITVRGNNNVTQHEASVSQVSSDQLFYMQQRGLTNAQAMSLSVNGFVNDLTRQFPMEYSAELKRLIEMEMEGTVG